Part of the Actinomycetes bacterium genome, AGGTACCAGAGGTAGCGGCGGACGACGACGCCCACCGGCGGCGGGGCGGTCGGGCCGGCCGTGGGCGGTGCCGGCGCGGGCGGCGGCTCGACCGCCAGGCCGCCCCAGCGGACCACGGCGGCCAGCCCGGCGAGCACCAGCACGATGCAGCCCACGATCACCCACATGGCGGCAGTATGACCAATGCAAGCTGCCGGCGCTTGAGGTCGTCCATCCTGCGGCCAGGCCGTCGCCAGGCCGGGCCTCGTGATTCTGCCGACGTTCTGCCGGAGCTGCCCGCACCGGGGCGGACGGGCCCGGACCAACGCGGACGACGAGTCCGCCCTCTACCCCTGCTGAGCAGGACGAATGCGGCTCAGGCCGGATGGTCCTGGACGTGCCCGGATGAGCGGCGCCTGCCTGAAAACTGGAAGGTTCGGCGGTTCGATCCCGTCCCTGCCCACCACAGACGGCACTCCGCTTGCACCAGTGTTCAACGAGAGGTCAACGACTGACCCTCGACCCGAGGAGCGGAGCAGTGATCATCCGGAAGCTCGCTCACCGAGGGATCGGTGTCGAGCCGGCGCAGCGCGTCCAGGTCCGCCTCCTCGATCGGGCGTAGCCGGACGGGCTTCTCTCGCATCCGCCCATCATCCCGCGACCCGATCGACTACGCGAACACGCGGCGTGGGATGCTTGGACGTCGCCGCACCGGACGGACAGCGGTCAGGAGGGAGCGATGCCAGATCCGGTCTCGCCGGCGGCCGGCGAGGCGGCCGACCTGGCGCGCAGGGTGCGGCTGCAGGTCTACCGGCACTTCGCCGACACCGGCCGGGCGCCCACGCCGGTCGAGCTGGCACGGGCCTTCGACCTCACCCCCAGCCACGCCGAGCGCGTCCTCGAGGAGCTGGCGACCAAGGCCGACGCGCTGGTGCTGCTGCCTGGCAGTTCCTACGTCTGGATGGCCGAGCCGTTCTCGGCGGTGCCCACCTCGTTCCTGGTCGGCTCGGGAGCGCGCCGCTGGTGGGGCAACTGCATCTGGGACGCGCTCGCCATCCTCGCCGTGCTCGACGTCGACGGGTGGGTGGCGACCGCCTGCCCCGACTGCGGTCAGGAGCTGCGCGTCGAGGTCGCCGCCGGCCGCCCGGCCGGTGACGGCGCGGTGCACTTCGCCGTGGCCGCCAGGGACTGGTGGCGCAGCATCGGCTTCACCTGAGCGACCATCCTGCTCTTCCGGTCGGAGGAGCACGTGCGGCGCTGGTGCGCCGAGCGGGGCCTGCGGCCCGGCGCCACGATCACGATCGAGCAGCTGTGGTCGCTCGCCCGACGCTGGTACGACGACCGCTTCGACCTGGACTGGCGCCGCCGCACCCCGGCCGAGCGCCAGGCCGTCCTCGACGTCGTCGGGCTCACCGGAGCGTTCTGGTCGCTGACGCAGTAGTGCCGGCGCCCGCCGAGGCTGGTCCGGGCTCGGGCAGGATAGGGGTAACGGGTTGTTCCCCAGCCTTGGGACCTGGGTCAGTTGCCGAGCAGTCGGCGCAGGCTGTCGAGCAGCCAGGCCCGATACTGGTCGGGGGTGCGGCCGAGGTCGACCACGACCTGCCGGTAGGTCTCGGGGCCGAGCAGGGTGAACAGCGTGGCGACGAGGCGGTCGCGGTCCACGCCGGCCGGGATCGTGGGGTGGGCGACCAGGTTGTCGGCCAGGCGTTCGCAGTCGGTGCGGTGGGCGCGTTTTCCGAACCGCCACAGCTCGGCGGCGTGGGGGTCGGCCGCGGCGGCGCCCCGGGCCATCTCGAACACCTCGGCGGTGCGCAGGTGCACGGCCAGGCTGGCGTCGGCGAGGCGCTCGAGCTTGCGGACCAGGTCTGGTTCGCCTGCCATGGCCTGCCACCAGTCTCGTTCGGCGACCGGGATGGGCTGGTCGTCGCCGACGATGGCGACCTCGACGACCTCTTTGAGCAGGTCGAGCTTGGTGGGGAAGGCCAGGTAGACGGTCTTTTCGGCGACGCCAGCGCGCTCGGCGACCGCGCGGATCGAGGTGGCCGCATAGCCCTGCCCGGTGAACAGCTGGTGGGCGGCCTGGCGGATGCGCCGGCGGGTCTCTTTGGCCGCCTCCTGGCGGCGGGGGGAGTGGTAGGGCCGCCCGGAACCGACCGTGGGGACTGGGCTGCCGGCTCTGCTCACCGGCCCGGCAAGCCCATTCGGCTCAGTAGGTCAACTTCCGAGGCGTGGGAGCAGGGGGCTGCAACGCGGCCGCTTCTTGGCGCTGTGGGTGCGCCCGGCCGGGGTCAGCCCACGCCGCCAGGCGCGCCAGGCAGCCGGGGAGGGCGGCGGGGCGCTGCCGGTGCGCTGGCTGCTGGCCGAGTGGCCCGACGGCGAGCCCGCGCCACGCTAGCTCTATCCGGACCTTGCCATGCTAGCTCTATATAGATAGAGTTCCCGGCATGCCCCGCGCACGACGCCTCTCACCCCAGACCGTGGCGGTGCTGCGCGCCCTGGCCGCCGAGCCCACCGCATGGCGCTACGGCTACGAGCTGGGCCAGGAGATCGGCCTCAAGGCCGGCTCGCTGTACCCGATCCTGATGCGCCTGGCCGACCGGGAGCTGCTGGAAGCGGCCTGGGAGACCAACCCGCCCGCCGGGCGGCCCCCCCGACACCTGTACCGGCTGCGCACCCGCGGCCTGGAGCTGGCCGCTGAGCTGGCCCCCGCGGCCGGCTCGGGCCGGCCGCGGCAGCGACCCGAGCCGCGAGGCGCGTGGTGAGCCAGGCCGGCCATGATGTGGCTCGGCGCCTGGTGGCGCTGGCCACCCGCCTGTTGCCACCCGAGCGGCGGGACTGGGGCCAGGCCATGCTGGCCGAGCTCGACCAGATCAAGGGACGCGCGGCGAGGTGGCGCTTTGCCCTTGGCTGCGTCCGGGTGGCGTTGGCCCCACCGCGTGTGGCGGAGCCCCCCGGGCTGGCGGTGCGGGCCGCCGTCGTGGTCGGCGCCGCCGGCGTGGGTCTGGGGATCTACAGGGTGTCGCCCGCCACGCAGGTCTTCGCGGTGCTGTTCGCGGCGATGCTGGCCGGCTGCGTCTGGATGGCTCTGCTCCGGTCCCGGGCGGCTGCCGCTTCCCAGGCCGGCCCAGGGGGGATCCTGCGGGCTGTCCTGTTGCTCGGCGTCGCCAGCTGTGTCGGCGTGACGCTGTACGGCGTGGTGCACTACCCCGAGGCAGCAGGAGGTCCTTGGGACTCGGTGCTGGTCTTCCTGTCGGTGATCTTGGCGACGATGCTGACCGGCTACACCTGGATGGCCCTCATCCCACCCCGGGCAGCCACATCCCACATCGTCGTGGTCCGTCGCTACGGGCTGGTCGGCGGGCTGGTCGTGGGCGGCCTGCCGGTCGTCGGGAGCGCCGCCGCCACCCTCGGCCACGGCAAGCCCCTGACCGGCTGGAGCTGGCTGGCCGCCGCCGTCGCCGTCGCCGCCGCCGTCACCGTCACCGTCACCATGGCCGCGCGGTCCAGCGGCGACGCGCGAGCCGGGATCGAGACCGGGTTGTGGACCGGGCTGGTCGGCGCCCTGACCCTGTTCGTCGGCGGGATGTGTGGGACGTATGCCGCTGCCGCAGCGAGCCGGCTGATCCCGACCGACGCCTACACCGTCCATGCGTTCCGGGAGAGCGGGCTGCCAGACATCACCACCTACGTGGTGGGCGACAGCCTGGGCGGCTCGATCATGATGCTGTTGTGGATCCCGCTCCTCAGCCTCGCCATCGGCGCCCTCGGCGGTGCACTCGGCGCCAGCCGACCGCGCAGGACACCAGTGGCCTGACGGTGTGATGGCCGGACGGGCCGGCCGTGGTGCTCCTGAGAGGCTCTGCTACCCGGGCGGCCGGCCGAGACGGGCCAGTGCGCCGACCAGCGCCTCCTCGGGCAAGGCGGAGACCGTGGCCGCCCAGCCGGTCATCGTCCTGGCTGCCAGCAGGGCGTTCAGGATCGCCTCCTCGGTGGCGTCCACGACCGCGTCGAACAACGGGTTGATGTAGGCGTTGGAGAGCATCCGTACCGGCACCTCGACCTCGCCCTGCGGCCCTGACTCGCCGACCGGCAGCCCGCGGTTGCCGGTGGCAAAGGCGAGCACCAGGTCGCCGCTCGAGTGCTCACCGACGCCCCCACTGCGAGCAATGCCGAAGCTGGCCCGCAGGGCGAGCCGGTCGCACTGGCCGGGCAGCAGGGGCGCATCGGTGGCCACCAGCACGATGATCGAGCCGGCGCCCGAGGGTGAGCCGGCGCTCCGCGGCCCCTCCGGGCGCGGCCGGGGCAGGGGGATCTCGTCGTCGCCGAGCACGGCGCCGACCGGCAGGCCGTCGACCCGGAAGCGCTCCCGCCGGCCGTGGTTGGCCTGGACGAGGACGCCGACCGTCCAGCCGCCGGCCGCCGGGTCGACGACCCGGGAGGCCGTGCCGATGCCCCCCTTGAACCCGTGGCAGATCATGCCGGTGCCGCCACCCACGCCGCCCTCCTCGACCGGCCCGGCAGCCGCGGCGGCCAGGGCGGCGTGCACGTGCTCGGCCCGCACGTGCTGGCCGTCGATGTCGTTGAGGGCGCCGTCCCAGGTCTCGCCGACCACCGGCAGCCCGGCCGTGCGACCGGTCGCCACCAGGGCGTCGCGCACCACCCCGACGCTGAAGGTGTTGGTGAGCCCGATGGGCGAGGTGAGCATGCCCGACTCGCGCACCCACTCGAGCCCGGTCAGCTCGCCGTTGCCGTTGACCCGGTGGCAGCCGGCGAACACGGGGTCGCCGCCCGGGTTGCCGTCGTGGGGGAGCACGACCGTGACGCCGGTGCGCACCCCGTCCCCCTCGATCAGCGTGGTATGGCCGACCAGCACACCGGCCACGTCGGTGATCGCGTCGGCCGGCCCGGGCTGGAGCGGGCCGATCTCGATGCCGAGCTCGCGGGCGCGCACCGACGGACCGTATCAGCTCCGCCAGGTCCGCGGGTCGCCGCGCTGGCCGACCCCCTCCTGCGGTGACCAGCCAGCCGTCGGAGGCCGTCTGGGTCACCCGCGCCTACTGGCCAACGTGCCAGCCAACGCTGTCCGGTGAGTCTGTTGGGGGCCGAGGACGGCCGGAGGAGTGGAGGTCAAGCTCCGTAAGCGCGCGAGGAGTGCGCAGGGTAGCGCCGAAGTGCCGTTCTGGAGTAAAACGCGTCTGTACGTGAGTGGCGGGCGCGAGGGATACCAGCCCTCCGCCCGCCGTGGCCGAGCCCCACAGGAGGCCCGACACATGGACTGTACAGGTCCGAGCGTGAGCGTTCCGCTCGACCCTCTCTCTTTCATCGGGCGCGGCAAGCACTGGCTTGACCGCCTCCAGCCCGACCGCCGGTAGTCGAGAGCTGGCCGTCCGCGACACAGGGCGCGGCGGTCGGCAGGGGACGCGCGGCGGTTGGGTGATACCAGCCCCGGCCGCCGCGCTCCCCGCCAAGCAGGGAGAGGCCATGACGCAAGAGCCCTACAACTTCGCGGTTCTGCGAGAGGAGCTGGACAAAGGCATCCGGGAGCTGGAAGGACGCCTTGAACGAGCGGGCAACATCGGAGACGACACCACGACGCTCGCGTACAGGCAGCACATCACGTTCTTCAACATCGCGCGGGGCTTCGCTGAGGCGCTCGCGAAGGACCCCAGCAAGCGCCGGCGTGTTGAGCACGGAATCGTCGTGCTTCGCCTTGAAGGCCAGAGGTAGGTGGAGGATCAGCGGTCGACCACGACCGTGAACGGGTAGAACGGTCGTGCGGGCGGGGGCTTGGTGGGCGTCCAGACATAGGCGCACTCGGGGCAGCGCCAGGCGTAGACCGCGACACCGTCGCTCAGCCCGACAACACGGCAGAAATGGGTCGCGCCCGCCATGGCCTGGTCGGCATCAGGGACGGGGTCGCCGGTCAGGTCGGCGTCGCACCATGGGCAACGGTCGGGCAGCATCCGGTTCCTCAGGAGCGTGTGCGCGGTTATCTGGTAGATCGGCCGTATCGAGCGAGAAGAAGACTCTTGACAAGCGAGGCAAGTGACCCGAGCATCGTAACCTCGTCACGGAGGTGGTCGTGAGAAGCATCGACGAGGTCCGTCAACGGCATGAGCGGCACCTGCTCGCCCTGCCCAACGTGGTGGGTGTGTCGTCGGAGACCGTGGACGGCAGGGACGTGATCGTCGTCCTGGTGCGCCGCAAGGTGCCCGGGTCGCAGCTCTCGCCCGAGGAGGTGATCCCCCAACAGATCGAAGGCTTCCCGACCGAGGTAGTCGAGATCGGTGAGCCGAGCGCGCCGCCGCCCGGCCTGACCGACTAGAGCGCGCCGCACCGATGCGGACGACAGGGGGGGTAACTCATGGCGGTTGCACGTGAAGACAGGGATCGCATGGCCATGCCGGAGGGGGCAGAGCTCGACAGCGCGGTGGCGCAGGCGGCCACCGAGCGCCTGCTGGATCCCGACCGGCGCCCACCGAACGTGAT contains:
- the merB gene encoding organomercurial lyase; the encoded protein is MPDPVSPAAGEAADLARRVRLQVYRHFADTGRAPTPVELARAFDLTPSHAERVLEELATKADALVLLPGSSYVWMAEPFSAVPTSFLVGSGARRWWGNCIWDALAILAVLDVDGWVATACPDCGQELRVEVAAGRPAGDGAVHFAVAARDWWRSIGFT
- a CDS encoding helix-turn-helix domain-containing protein, which translates into the protein MSRAGSPVPTVGSGRPYHSPRRQEAAKETRRRIRQAAHQLFTGQGYAATSIRAVAERAGVAEKTVYLAFPTKLDLLKEVVEVAIVGDDQPIPVAERDWWQAMAGEPDLVRKLERLADASLAVHLRTAEVFEMARGAAAADPHAAELWRFGKRAHRTDCERLADNLVAHPTIPAGVDRDRLVATLFTLLGPETYRQVVVDLGRTPDQYRAWLLDSLRRLLGN
- a CDS encoding helix-turn-helix transcriptional regulator; this translates as MPRARRLSPQTVAVLRALAAEPTAWRYGYELGQEIGLKAGSLYPILMRLADRELLEAAWETNPPAGRPPRHLYRLRTRGLELAAELAPAAGSGRPRQRPEPRGAW
- a CDS encoding P1 family peptidase, translating into MRARELGIEIGPLQPGPADAITDVAGVLVGHTTLIEGDGVRTGVTVVLPHDGNPGGDPVFAGCHRVNGNGELTGLEWVRESGMLTSPIGLTNTFSVGVVRDALVATGRTAGLPVVGETWDGALNDIDGQHVRAEHVHAALAAAAAGPVEEGGVGGGTGMICHGFKGGIGTASRVVDPAAGGWTVGVLVQANHGRRERFRVDGLPVGAVLGDDEIPLPRPRPEGPRSAGSPSGAGSIIVLVATDAPLLPGQCDRLALRASFGIARSGGVGEHSSGDLVLAFATGNRGLPVGESGPQGEVEVPVRMLSNAYINPLFDAVVDATEEAILNALLAARTMTGWAATVSALPEEALVGALARLGRPPG